DNA sequence from the Ochotona princeps isolate mOchPri1 chromosome 5, mOchPri1.hap1, whole genome shotgun sequence genome:
atgggcgccggttctaatcccggcggccccacttcccatccagctccttgcttgtggcctgggaaagcaatcccagatggcccaaagcattgggaccctgcacccgcgtgagagacctggaaagaaattcctggctcctggcttcggataggcacagcgccggccattgcagccacttggagcgTGAATCATcaactgaagatcttcctgtctgtctctcctcctctctctacatctgcctttacaataaaataaatacatctttaaaagaatggGAGCAACGGTACCTATGTCACAAGGCTATTCAGAGGGGTAGAACAGAGTCAGTATTAAACCAGTGGTATTGTGTTGTGGCATTTGTTATTTCCTGctagttttttattattttgcccCTATGTCAGCGTACACACCTTGAAAACAGACAAGTCTGTCCAAACTGTGGCCTGCAGAGACTCAAGAGTTTGTAGGTCTCCAGACTTGCACTGGTTAGTTATTCTGCAGTGAAATCTGATCATTAGGGGTGCAAAATGAGATAAAAGTACTTCAAATGGCACTGCCTTAGCAGTTGCTGTGCAGGTGTTCCTTGATTGTGTTCTTCCAGCATCACATTCTTAAATTCTGCAGTGTCCAGCTTGTTTAAGAAGTTCGAAGCAAGTGTgatgtgctttctctctctctctttttttttcaggttaaaCTCATCCACAGTAATGGCTGCAGCTTTACCCAGGACCCTGGGGGAGCTACAGCTGTATAGAATATTACAGAAAGCCAATCTTCTTTCTTACTTTGATGCTTTTATCCAGCAAGGTGGTGATGATGTCCAGCAGCTCTGTGAGGCTGGAGAAGAGGAATTTTTGGAAATTATGGCACTCGTGGGCATGGCTAGCAAGCCCCTTCATGTCAGAAGGCTACAGAAGGCTTTGCGAGACTGGGTTACAAACCCTGGCCTTTTCAATCAGCCACTCACTTCCCTTCCTGTCAGCAGCATACCCATCTATAAATTGCCAGAGGGATCACCAACATGGCTGGGAATCTCTTGCAGTAGTTACGAAAGGAATAGCAATTCCCGGGAACCTCATTTAAAAATCCCCAAATGTGCTGCCACCACGTGTGTGCAGAGCTTGGGACAGGGGAAGTCAGATGTGGGGAGCTTAGCACTGCAGAGTGTCGGTGAGTCCAGACTTTGGCAAGGCCACCATGCTACTGAAAGTGAGCACAGTCTTTCCCCAGCGGACCTTGGCTCCCCAGCTTCCCCAAAGGAAAGCAGCGAGGCCCTGGATGCTGCTGCTGCGCTCTCTGTGGCTGAGTGTGTGGAGCGAATGGCCCCCACGCTGCCAAAAAGTGACTTGAATGAGGTAAAAGAGCTGCTGAAAACCAACAAGAAGTTGGCCAAAATGATTGGTCACATCTTTGAGATGAGCGATGATGATCCGCACAAAGAAGAGGAGATTCGCAAGTACAGTGCAATATATGGCAGATTTGACTCCAAGAGAAAGGATGGAAAGCATCTCACACTCCATGAGGTAGGAAGCccattgattttctctttttcttggtaTGTATGTGCTGTTTTGTAGCGGTAAGTTTGGTGATAATTGGCAGCTAAAGAGAATACTGCCTGAAAGCAGTATTGGAAGTGTTTTAAGTGTTAGCAAAATGTAACTTATAAAAATAGACCATATTTACTATGTTATGGTGGTGTTTGTGTTGAACTCAAATATGTTTGTTCTTTGGAACTATAGGGCAAGGTGACTTACAGGAAAATGTTAGATTTGGAGCAGTGAAAGCTTAAAATCTTTGCATTTAAGACAATTTTTCAATTAATAAATGAACCACTCATTTAATAAAACCTTTTTGCAGActattattttagaaaacaatgTTTTATGAGAATAGCCAGAACTTAAACCTATTTTCAGCTAGCACAGGTAACAGAATAATATTAGGTGAATATTAAAGGAATTATACCTTTGAACATTGTTTTAGTTGATGATTGGTATCAGAAGTTCCCATTGTGAacctggcactgtgacatagcatgttaagctgcctcctgccatGCTAGCATTCCATCTAGGCACTAGCGTGTGTGACAGTTCTAGACTCTTAGCTATAtagcctggccccacccaggcTGTTGTTgcagtttggagagtgaaccaagttTGGagagaagattctctgtctctgtgtcttctgtaaatctgcctttcaaataaatctttaaaaagaattctcaTCCTTATCTAGAAATACTtaagtatgtgtgcatgtgtatgtatttatattaatGTGATGTGTATGTTAGTATGCAACAATACTTACGTGCTTGTTTGTttacagatatatacatacacacagatacatactGTTGTGCTTACTCCTTTTCTCCTGTTGATATTCTGGCCAGTACATCGTCTTTAAGTGTGGCTTACCAGCGAAGTCTCCAGGGAGAATATCCATGTCCCACATTGAAACACATGGGTTGGATTCCCAGCACTGactccagttctagcttcctgacaGTGCAGACCTCAACTTGG
Encoded proteins:
- the NAB1 gene encoding NGFI-A-binding protein 1 isoform X1, giving the protein MAAALPRTLGELQLYRILQKANLLSYFDAFIQQGGDDVQQLCEAGEEEFLEIMALVGMASKPLHVRRLQKALRDWVTNPGLFNQPLTSLPVSSIPIYKLPEGSPTWLGISCSSYERNSNSREPHLKIPKCAATTCVQSLGQGKSDVGSLALQSVGESRLWQGHHATESEHSLSPADLGSPASPKESSEALDAAAALSVAECVERMAPTLPKSDLNEVKELLKTNKKLAKMIGHIFEMSDDDPHKEEEIRKYSAIYGRFDSKRKDGKHLTLHELTVNEAAAQLCVKDNALLTRRDELFALARQISREVTYKYTYRTTKSKCGERDELSPKRIKVEDGFPDFQDSVQTLFQQARAKSEELAALGSQQPEKVMVKQMEFLCTQAGYERLQQGERRLSAGLYRQSSEEHSPNGLTSENSDGQGERPLNLRMPNLQNRQPHHFVVDGELSKLYSSEAKSHSSESLGILKDYPHSAFTLEKKVIKTEPEDSR
- the NAB1 gene encoding NGFI-A-binding protein 1 isoform X2 produces the protein MAAALPRTLGELQLYRILQKANLLSYFDAFIQQGGDDVQQLCEAGEEEFLEIMALVGMASKPLHVRRLQKALRDWVTNPGLFNQPLTSLPVSSIPIYKLPEGSPTWLGISCSSYERNSNSREPHLKIPKCAATTCVQSLGQGKSDVGSLALQSVGESRLWQGHHATESEHSLSPADLGSPASPKESSEALDAAAALSVAECVERMAPTLPKSDLNEVKELLKTNKKLAKMIGHIFEMSDDDPHKEEEIRKYSAIYGRFDSKRKDGKHLTLHELTVNEAAAQLCVKDNALLTRRDELFALARQISREVTYKYTYRTTKSKCGERDELSPKRIKVEDGFPDFQDSVQTLFQQARAKSEELAALGSQPEKVMVKQMEFLCTQAGYERLQQGERRLSAGLYRQSSEEHSPNGLTSENSDGQGERPLNLRMPNLQNRQPHHFVVDGELSKLYSSEAKSHSSESLGILKDYPHSAFTLEKKVIKTEPEDSR